A window of the Cystobacter fuscus genome harbors these coding sequences:
- a CDS encoding LysR family transcriptional regulator has product MLEHREAITGMSILVAVVDAGSLSAAATKLGMTSSAVSKQVSRLESRLGIRLLQRTTRRMQLTEAGARYCERARSILESIESVEREAESVQDTPHGTLRITAPTVLGQVRVMPVVLAFQRAHPSVKVHVEFSDRRIDLIEEGVDVAIRMTAQPPPAFVARRLGDDRRVLCASPDYLARAGRPRRPGELSNHECIVFVAGQPVETWHLRATENAEHTTPIRVSGRLHVNNTHALRQAALAGLGIADLPRYLVEEDLATGRLETVLERFMPVGRGVFAIYAPAPYVPAKVRRFVEMAEKTFRDGVAEGRTS; this is encoded by the coding sequence ATGCTGGAGCACCGCGAGGCCATCACCGGAATGTCCATCCTGGTTGCCGTCGTCGACGCGGGCTCGCTCAGCGCCGCCGCGACGAAGCTGGGCATGACGTCTTCAGCGGTGAGCAAGCAGGTCTCGCGGCTCGAATCCCGGCTGGGGATAAGGCTGCTCCAGCGCACCACGCGTCGCATGCAGCTCACCGAGGCCGGTGCGCGCTACTGCGAGCGGGCCCGCTCCATCCTGGAGTCCATCGAATCCGTCGAGCGCGAGGCGGAGAGCGTCCAGGACACCCCGCACGGCACGCTGCGCATCACCGCGCCGACGGTGCTCGGCCAGGTGCGGGTGATGCCGGTGGTGCTCGCCTTCCAGCGGGCACATCCGTCCGTGAAGGTCCACGTCGAGTTCTCGGACCGCAGGATCGATCTCATCGAGGAGGGCGTCGACGTGGCCATCCGCATGACGGCCCAGCCACCGCCTGCCTTCGTGGCTCGCAGGCTCGGTGATGACCGGCGCGTGCTCTGCGCCAGCCCCGACTACCTCGCCCGAGCAGGCCGCCCGCGCCGACCTGGTGAGCTCTCGAACCATGAATGCATCGTGTTCGTCGCGGGTCAGCCCGTGGAGACGTGGCACCTGCGCGCCACGGAGAACGCCGAGCACACCACGCCCATTCGCGTCTCGGGCCGGTTGCACGTCAACAACACCCACGCCCTGCGACAGGCCGCGCTCGCTGGACTCGGGATCGCCGATCTGCCCCGTTATCTCGTCGAGGAGGACCTCGCGACCGGGCGGCTCGAGACGGTCCTCGAACGCTTCATGCCGGTGGGTCGCGGGGTGTTCGCCATCTATGCGCCCGCGCCCTACGTCCCGGCCAAGGTGCGCCGCTTCGTCGAGATGGCGGAAAAAACCTTCCGAGACGGCGTTGCCGAGGGGCGAACCTCGTAA
- a CDS encoding ADP-ribosylglycohydrolase family protein — MTSPSSPGSDERSARLTRALVSLEGLSVGDAFGERFLQAPAVAAESVAKREVPAAPWPYTDDTEMALALVQVLEEHGRVEPDRLARLLGARYRKNPRRGYGATAHDILQKIHLGMPWREVSSEVFGGTGSMGNGAAMRVAPLGAWFATDLERCVAEARLSAQVTHFHPEGQAGAIAIAVAAAWAHRWRERRGPARELFDTVLEHTPPGETREGLEKARRWPLEATPTSAARALGSGRRVLAQDTVPFCVWCTARHLEDYEAALWSTVAGQGDCDTTCAIVGSLVSLSAGREAIPRAWLEARERLQRTV, encoded by the coding sequence ATGACCTCTCCCTCCTCCCCCGGTAGCGACGAGCGGAGTGCCCGTCTGACCCGGGCCCTGGTGTCCCTGGAGGGCCTCTCCGTGGGGGATGCCTTCGGCGAGCGCTTCCTCCAAGCCCCGGCCGTCGCCGCGGAGAGCGTGGCGAAGCGCGAGGTCCCCGCGGCGCCGTGGCCGTACACCGACGATACGGAGATGGCGCTGGCGCTCGTCCAGGTGTTGGAGGAGCACGGCCGCGTCGAGCCGGATCGTCTGGCGCGTCTGTTGGGTGCCCGCTACCGGAAGAACCCGCGCCGCGGCTATGGCGCCACCGCTCACGACATCCTGCAGAAGATCCATCTGGGAATGCCCTGGCGGGAGGTGTCCTCCGAGGTCTTCGGCGGCACGGGCTCCATGGGCAATGGCGCGGCCATGCGCGTGGCCCCGCTCGGCGCCTGGTTCGCCACGGATCTGGAGCGCTGCGTCGCCGAGGCCCGGCTGTCGGCCCAGGTGACGCACTTCCACCCCGAGGGACAGGCGGGCGCCATCGCCATCGCCGTGGCGGCGGCCTGGGCGCACCGCTGGCGAGAGCGGCGCGGGCCCGCGCGAGAGCTCTTCGACACCGTGCTCGAACACACTCCGCCCGGGGAGACACGCGAGGGCTTGGAGAAGGCCCGGCGGTGGCCGCTCGAGGCCACTCCCACGTCCGCGGCGCGCGCCCTGGGCAGTGGCCGGCGCGTGCTCGCCCAGGACACCGTGCCCTTCTGCGTGTGGTGCACGGCCCGGCACCTGGAGGATTACGAGGCGGCGCTCTGGAGCACGGTGGCCGGACAGGGTGATTGCGATACCACCTGCGCCATCGTGGGCTCCCTCGTCTCGCTGAGCGCGGGCCGCGAGGCCATTCCCCGCGCGTGGCTCGAGGCGCGCGAGCGGCTCCAGCGCACGGTGTGA
- a CDS encoding zinc-binding alcohol dehydrogenase family protein, which translates to MAPTKTQKALVVSPSDTSRFEFVEREVPQPGPYDLLVEVKAVSVNPVDTKVRAKRPGKALGWDASGVVVARGSEVKRFREGDEVFYAGDLTREGTNASLHVVDERIVGHKPRKLDHLHAASIPLTALTAWEGLYEQLRVEQGKTLLVIGAAGGVGSLVVQLAKRLTKMTVIGTASRDTTRDWVKKMGADHVVNHRENLPAQLAALGLKNVDAIFCCVGTDAHFETMAELIAPGGRIVSIVEPEQPLPMGKLFGKRASFSWELMFTKSMYKTPDMATQQTILDRVADLLDEGVLTSTLTVDAGVLEPAALAEAHRTVSSGKMVGKLAFRL; encoded by the coding sequence ATGGCCCCCACCAAGACCCAGAAAGCCCTCGTCGTCAGCCCCAGCGATACGAGCCGGTTCGAGTTCGTGGAGCGAGAGGTCCCCCAGCCCGGCCCGTATGATCTCCTCGTCGAGGTCAAGGCCGTCTCCGTCAATCCCGTCGACACCAAGGTGCGCGCGAAGCGGCCGGGCAAGGCCCTCGGCTGGGATGCCTCGGGCGTCGTCGTCGCTCGGGGCTCGGAGGTGAAGCGCTTCCGCGAGGGCGACGAGGTCTTCTACGCCGGTGACCTCACCCGGGAGGGCACGAACGCGTCGCTGCACGTGGTGGACGAGCGCATCGTCGGCCACAAGCCGCGCAAGCTGGACCACCTCCACGCCGCGAGCATCCCCCTCACGGCGCTCACCGCCTGGGAGGGTCTGTACGAGCAGCTCCGGGTCGAGCAGGGCAAGACCCTCCTCGTCATCGGCGCGGCCGGCGGCGTCGGCTCGCTCGTGGTACAGCTGGCCAAGAGGCTGACGAAGATGACCGTCATCGGCACGGCCTCGCGCGACACCACCCGGGACTGGGTGAAGAAGATGGGCGCGGACCACGTGGTGAACCACCGTGAGAACCTGCCCGCGCAGCTCGCGGCGCTCGGCCTGAAGAACGTGGACGCCATCTTCTGCTGCGTCGGCACGGATGCACACTTCGAGACGATGGCGGAGCTGATCGCCCCAGGCGGACGCATCGTGTCCATCGTGGAGCCCGAGCAACCGCTGCCGATGGGGAAGCTCTTCGGCAAGAGGGCGAGCTTCTCGTGGGAGCTCATGTTCACGAAGTCGATGTACAAGACGCCGGACATGGCCACCCAGCAGACCATCCTCGACCGCGTGGCCGACTTGTTGGACGAGGGGGTGCTCACCTCGACCCTGACGGTGGACGCGGGCGTGTTGGAGCCCGCCGCGCTCGCCGAGGCGCACCGGACCGTCTCCTCCGGCAAGATGGTGGGCAAGCTCGCCTTCCGCCTGTAG
- a CDS encoding VOC family protein, translating to MDTKIDREPEDKVEPTLKLKFYSHATLECRDIQRTRRFFKEFLGFETVQMSDKSFWARLGGEQIIVVVQGPARAKEEMPFLNHNGLDVENEAAVDATYEVVKRDAEKWGLKKITKPVVQHGTYCFYFWDMDDNSWEILSNPPGGYSWGFARGDQEGAGHMSRTFKRPDSTLSKGK from the coding sequence ATGGACACCAAGATCGATCGCGAGCCAGAGGACAAGGTCGAGCCCACGCTCAAGCTCAAGTTCTACAGCCACGCGACGCTGGAGTGCCGCGACATCCAGCGCACGCGGCGATTCTTCAAGGAGTTCCTCGGCTTCGAGACCGTCCAGATGTCGGACAAATCGTTCTGGGCCCGGCTCGGTGGTGAGCAGATCATCGTGGTCGTGCAGGGTCCGGCTCGCGCGAAGGAGGAGATGCCCTTCCTCAACCACAATGGGCTCGACGTCGAGAACGAGGCCGCCGTCGACGCGACCTACGAGGTGGTGAAGCGCGACGCGGAGAAGTGGGGCCTGAAGAAGATCACGAAGCCGGTCGTCCAGCACGGGACCTATTGCTTCTACTTCTGGGACATGGACGACAACTCCTGGGAAATCCTCTCCAATCCACCGGGCGGTTACTCCTGGGGCTTCGCGCGCGGAGACCAGGAGGGTGCCGGGCATATGAGCCGCACGTTCAAGCGCCCGGACTCGACCCTGAGCAAGGGAAAGTAG
- a CDS encoding microviridin/marinostatin family tricyclic proteinase inhibitor, with product MKKDKQDSSQQKGKRPFFARLLEAQELEQAAGGAPLQTLKFPSDSDEGGPITRKWPSDCEDG from the coding sequence ATGAAGAAGGACAAACAGGACTCGTCCCAGCAGAAGGGCAAGAGACCGTTCTTCGCACGCCTGCTCGAGGCCCAGGAACTCGAGCAGGCCGCCGGTGGCGCTCCGCTGCAGACCCTGAAGTTCCCCTCGGACTCGGATGAAGGGGGCCCCATCACCAGGAAGTGGCCCTCGGATTGCGAAGACGGTTAG
- a CDS encoding imm11 family protein, which yields MDDVHIEGRWHVESPLDAQGREIIPQDFLRGRALHWDAPLVLPLYRRGRALDFSQTGLNFAVVNGRFATLCERLGIQHQIQLIPARVEEHPEPYFVLNTLRLIRCVDEARCEELSFWEPRHGEPERVGHYRNVVGLKVDPEKVGDAHIFRPWGWPVALIVSERVKRALEDEGLSGPRFVEV from the coding sequence ATGGATGACGTGCACATCGAGGGACGGTGGCACGTGGAAAGCCCGCTGGATGCGCAGGGGAGAGAAATCATCCCCCAGGACTTCTTGCGAGGCAGGGCGCTCCATTGGGATGCGCCGCTTGTCCTCCCTTTGTATCGTCGGGGACGTGCTCTGGATTTCAGCCAGACGGGCCTCAATTTCGCGGTGGTCAATGGTCGGTTCGCCACCCTTTGTGAGCGGCTGGGAATCCAACATCAGATACAGCTCATTCCGGCACGGGTCGAAGAGCATCCCGAGCCCTACTTCGTCCTCAACACCCTTCGCCTCATCCGGTGTGTGGATGAGGCTCGGTGCGAAGAACTCTCCTTCTGGGAACCCCGTCATGGAGAGCCCGAGAGAGTGGGCCACTACCGGAACGTGGTCGGGCTGAAAGTGGACCCTGAGAAGGTCGGGGACGCCCACATCTTCCGGCCATGGGGCTGGCCCGTGGCCCTCATCGTCTCCGAGCGCGTGAAACGGGCACTGGAAGACGAGGGGCTGAGTGGCCCCAGGTTCGTCGAAGTTTGA
- a CDS encoding FG-GAP repeat domain-containing protein, with protein sequence MFQPGRISSASLSLCMFGIAAGCGSGPDEMPREEPSQTQQARLGPATRVVADYDGDHKTDLTVHRPSQTKFYTIRSSDGQVAGGVVFGASTDIPTEGDFDGDGKTDHALWRPSTGVWTLLQSSSGTFVTRQWGTSGDIPLSGDFDGDGKTDLSVWRPSQTKFYTIRSSTGQVAGGVVFGAASDIPVNGDFDGDGKADHALWRPSTGIWTILPSGSGTFVNLQWGTNGDIPLSGDFDGDGQTDLSVWRPSQTKFYTIRSSDGQIAGGVVFGAASDIPVNGDFDGDGKADHALWRPSTGVWTILQSSSGTFVTRQWGTSGDTPMPPKQQ encoded by the coding sequence ATGTTCCAGCCAGGCAGGATCTCATCCGCTTCTCTCTCCCTCTGCATGTTTGGCATCGCGGCCGGGTGCGGCTCGGGCCCCGACGAAATGCCGCGAGAAGAACCCAGCCAGACGCAGCAGGCACGGTTAGGCCCCGCCACTCGGGTCGTTGCCGACTACGATGGCGATCACAAGACGGATCTCACCGTCCACCGTCCCTCGCAGACCAAGTTCTACACCATTCGCAGCTCCGACGGGCAGGTCGCTGGCGGCGTCGTCTTCGGCGCCTCGACGGACATCCCCACCGAGGGAGACTTCGACGGGGATGGGAAGACGGACCATGCCCTCTGGCGCCCATCCACCGGTGTCTGGACCCTCCTGCAAAGCTCCAGTGGTACCTTTGTCACCCGCCAATGGGGAACCAGCGGTGACATCCCGCTGTCCGGAGACTTCGACGGCGACGGGAAGACAGACCTCTCCGTGTGGAGACCCTCGCAGACCAAGTTCTACACCATTCGTAGTTCCACTGGGCAGGTCGCCGGCGGTGTCGTCTTCGGCGCCGCGTCGGACATCCCCGTGAACGGCGACTTCGATGGCGATGGGAAGGCGGACCATGCCCTCTGGCGCCCGTCCACCGGTATCTGGACCATCCTGCCAAGCGGCAGTGGAACCTTCGTCAACCTCCAGTGGGGTACCAACGGAGACATCCCGCTGTCCGGAGACTTCGACGGCGACGGGCAGACAGACCTCTCCGTGTGGAGACCCTCGCAGACCAAGTTCTACACCATTCGCAGTTCCGACGGGCAGATCGCCGGCGGTGTCGTCTTCGGCGCCGCGTCGGACATCCCCGTGAACGGCGACTTCGACGGGGATGGGAAGGCGGACCATGCCCTCTGGCGCCCATCCACCGGTGTCTGGACCATCCTGCAAAGCTCCAGTGGCACCTTTGTCACCCGCCAGTGGGGAACCAGCGGCGACACCCCCATGCCACCGAAGCAGCAGTAG
- a CDS encoding HD domain-containing protein — translation MRIRDPIHGTIDVSGEEKAVIDSRFYQRLRHVRQLGFGDLAFPGGTHTRHAHSLGAMHVASRVFLAVTARSGLPAPVRERFNAAVRLAVLCHDLGHMPLSHASESIAPRRALLRLPAWLDPVAEGEQATHEDFTAKLLLDSSLTPLIEERYAPQGITPEAAVGLITGAMPPKDPGFSHEGVDWTPLLRAIVSGELDADRMDYLLRDSFYTGVNYGRYDMDWLVSNLNPAIKDGRAYLALSRAAAFAFEDFLLSRHHMFLSVYYHHTSVNFDHMLRRYYEEAPGEFEIPADPEAFLYCDDVALWYTLRRSKNRWAQRIASRQGFKLLAQFTERDVGYDLEVLRSALVTGGFEHFTVESRGVLSKYFSEGAGPSLFIIDVSTGRLTEVARYTPLYQRYKGAVRLSRVYVRPDQIEDARNMMARLLGQVVRE, via the coding sequence ATGCGGATTCGTGACCCCATCCACGGCACCATCGATGTGAGTGGCGAGGAGAAGGCCGTCATCGACAGCCGGTTCTACCAACGGCTTCGCCACGTGCGCCAACTGGGCTTCGGCGACCTGGCATTCCCAGGGGGCACCCATACCCGGCATGCGCATTCGCTCGGCGCCATGCACGTGGCCTCCCGGGTCTTCCTCGCCGTCACCGCCCGCTCGGGCCTGCCCGCGCCGGTGCGCGAGCGCTTCAACGCCGCCGTCCGGCTCGCCGTGCTGTGTCATGACCTGGGGCACATGCCCCTGTCCCATGCCTCCGAGAGCATCGCTCCCCGGCGTGCGCTGCTGCGGCTTCCGGCCTGGTTGGACCCCGTGGCGGAAGGCGAGCAGGCCACGCACGAAGATTTCACCGCCAAGCTTTTGTTGGACAGTTCACTCACGCCGCTCATCGAGGAGCGCTACGCGCCCCAGGGAATCACTCCCGAGGCGGCGGTGGGACTCATCACCGGGGCCATGCCCCCGAAGGATCCCGGCTTCTCCCACGAGGGGGTGGACTGGACGCCGCTGTTGCGCGCCATCGTGTCCGGGGAACTGGACGCGGACCGCATGGACTACCTGCTGCGCGACTCGTTCTACACGGGCGTGAACTATGGCCGGTACGACATGGACTGGCTGGTGTCCAACCTGAACCCGGCCATCAAGGACGGGCGCGCCTATCTGGCGTTGAGCCGGGCGGCGGCGTTCGCCTTCGAGGACTTCCTGCTCAGCCGCCACCACATGTTCCTGTCGGTGTACTACCACCACACCTCGGTGAACTTCGATCACATGCTGCGGCGCTACTACGAGGAGGCGCCCGGCGAGTTCGAGATCCCCGCCGACCCCGAGGCCTTCCTCTACTGCGACGACGTGGCGCTCTGGTACACGCTGCGCCGCTCGAAGAACCGGTGGGCCCAGCGCATCGCGTCGCGCCAGGGCTTCAAGCTGCTCGCGCAGTTCACCGAGCGCGACGTGGGCTATGATCTGGAGGTGCTGCGCAGCGCGCTGGTGACGGGCGGCTTCGAGCACTTCACGGTGGAGTCCCGGGGCGTGCTCTCCAAGTACTTCTCGGAGGGCGCGGGGCCGAGCCTGTTCATCATCGACGTGTCCACCGGTCGGCTCACGGAGGTGGCGCGCTACACGCCGCTCTACCAGCGCTACAAGGGCGCGGTGCGGCTGTCCCGGGTGTACGTGCGGCCGGATCAGATCGAGGATGCGCGCAACATGATGGCGCGGTTGCTTGGACAGGTGGTGCGGGAATGA
- a CDS encoding transglutaminase-like domain-containing protein, which produces MTSLKTFLSLSAAVLGLALVQCKKQDAAPAAPPPVQEQRAPESAAAPQQAPATVSDVVKAKRPAGGEYLGLYLVDKKVGYVFNDLGLIPGREDRVRAINELHFKAQVGARLSERVHREERIYEARPGGRLVAFTIEQHGDGGTQTLVGNATPTGISVVRKRPGMQDETVNLPATTEVVEDADQVRVALLRRKDVSGAVLDGMDLGTYKLATTVQPSEERLISGVKVKVGRAVSVSDKEKVPVTAWVAEEDGRLLEMEYGQTMKARAEPEAVAKRLDLVEVFGLTRVVLPKALPESAHAIPGEVKLVMENLPEKFQQDSYRQKYQREKDGRVLVTLSAKPPEPKVLKPRPLADPEGGENLKTSIIIESDNPRIVEQSRMLVGGEKDAYAAAKKIVEWVATALQKDYGASADRATDVLRQRKGDCTEHSLLTVSLLRAAGIPARRVDGVIYMVNADGVPALYWHEWVEAFVGEWTQMDPTFNQVVADATHFGVGREGNAEITPLIGSLKVLEVK; this is translated from the coding sequence GTGACTTCCCTCAAGACCTTCCTCTCCCTGAGCGCCGCCGTCCTGGGTCTGGCGCTCGTGCAGTGCAAGAAGCAGGACGCCGCGCCCGCGGCCCCGCCTCCGGTCCAGGAGCAGCGGGCCCCCGAGTCCGCCGCCGCGCCCCAGCAAGCGCCCGCCACCGTCTCCGACGTGGTGAAGGCGAAGCGGCCCGCGGGGGGCGAGTACCTGGGCCTGTACCTCGTGGACAAGAAGGTGGGCTACGTCTTCAACGACCTGGGCCTCATCCCGGGCCGGGAAGACCGGGTGCGCGCCATCAATGAATTGCACTTCAAGGCGCAGGTGGGGGCGCGGCTGTCCGAGCGCGTCCACCGCGAGGAGCGCATCTACGAGGCCCGCCCCGGGGGCAGGCTGGTGGCCTTCACCATCGAGCAGCACGGGGATGGAGGCACGCAGACACTGGTGGGCAACGCCACGCCCACGGGGATCAGCGTGGTGCGCAAGCGTCCGGGGATGCAGGACGAGACGGTGAACCTGCCGGCCACGACGGAGGTGGTGGAGGACGCGGACCAGGTGCGCGTGGCGCTGCTGCGCCGGAAGGACGTGAGCGGGGCGGTGCTGGATGGGATGGACCTGGGCACCTACAAGCTCGCCACCACGGTGCAGCCCTCCGAGGAGCGGCTCATCAGCGGCGTCAAGGTGAAGGTGGGCCGGGCAGTGAGCGTCTCGGACAAGGAGAAGGTGCCGGTGACGGCCTGGGTGGCCGAGGAGGACGGGCGGCTGCTGGAGATGGAGTACGGCCAGACGATGAAGGCACGCGCCGAGCCCGAGGCGGTGGCGAAGCGGCTGGATCTGGTGGAAGTGTTCGGCCTGACGCGCGTCGTGCTGCCCAAGGCGCTGCCCGAGTCGGCGCACGCGATTCCCGGCGAGGTGAAGCTGGTGATGGAGAACCTGCCGGAGAAGTTCCAGCAGGACAGCTACCGGCAGAAGTACCAGCGCGAGAAGGACGGGCGCGTCCTGGTGACACTGTCCGCGAAGCCTCCGGAGCCCAAGGTGCTCAAGCCCCGGCCGCTCGCGGATCCCGAGGGAGGGGAGAACCTCAAGACGTCCATCATCATCGAGAGCGACAACCCGCGCATCGTCGAGCAGTCACGGATGCTGGTGGGGGGAGAGAAGGACGCGTACGCGGCGGCGAAGAAGATCGTCGAGTGGGTGGCGACGGCGCTGCAGAAGGACTACGGGGCGAGCGCGGACCGGGCCACGGACGTGCTGCGCCAGCGCAAGGGGGACTGCACGGAGCACTCGCTGCTGACGGTGTCGCTGCTGCGCGCGGCGGGCATTCCGGCCCGGCGGGTGGATGGCGTCATCTACATGGTGAACGCGGATGGAGTTCCTGCGCTCTACTGGCACGAGTGGGTGGAGGCCTTCGTGGGCGAGTGGACCCAGATGGATCCGACCTTCAACCAGGTGGTGGCGGACGCCACGCACTTTGGCGTGGGGCGCGAGGGCAACGCGGAGATCACCCCCCTCATCGGTTCGCTCAAGGTGCTCGAGGTGAAGTAG
- a CDS encoding GNAT family N-acetyltransferase translates to MCAIELVDLALQPNNPDYKILVADRDGTIVGYVCYGPTPMTEGTYDLYWIASDPQVRGQGVGASLVSGMEADLRRLTARIIRVETSATEAYGPTRGFYASMKYTEEARIRDFYKVGDDLIILTKRV, encoded by the coding sequence GTGTGCGCCATCGAGCTCGTCGATCTCGCGCTTCAGCCGAATAACCCCGACTACAAGATTCTCGTCGCGGACCGGGACGGGACGATCGTCGGTTACGTGTGCTACGGCCCCACGCCGATGACGGAGGGCACGTACGACCTGTATTGGATCGCCTCGGACCCGCAGGTGCGGGGCCAGGGCGTGGGCGCCTCGCTGGTGTCGGGCATGGAGGCGGACCTGCGCCGCCTGACGGCCCGCATCATCCGCGTGGAGACGAGCGCCACCGAGGCCTACGGTCCCACCCGCGGCTTCTACGCCTCCATGAAGTACACGGAGGAGGCGCGCATCCGCGACTTCTACAAGGTCGGCGACGACCTCATCATCCTCACCAAGCGGGTCTGA
- a CDS encoding AHH domain-containing protein, producing MPRPSSLENSRWFQALKLSPRYMDEGVREAAISLLSSPTTAYSMALSMMLYMMTWAAPEPLFSKALAAAVTVGLLMTYSAVELHAVGVACLNLYRESEAARTQEQLEAVAMRFGKAIGGVGLRVLVTVAGAKLARSLPEVPQGGPWARFSPPRFALPAGGTRGSWSIGVGSRAQVSVADGTVMLMGASASTAAAATAGAASASRTMGACRDESNKGEAKGHHIATNKNDTAEVRGGPWTPVFEQIFKRAGMSLDEPANIVHLVGHQGPHPEEYHQEIYSRLNDAISTCQTRTECKRKLVEALDEIAGDICKHGSRLNKLLTKQP from the coding sequence ATGCCACGGCCATCCTCTTTGGAGAACAGCCGGTGGTTCCAGGCGCTCAAACTTTCACCGCGCTACATGGATGAGGGAGTGCGCGAGGCCGCCATCTCGCTGCTCAGTTCGCCCACCACCGCGTACTCCATGGCGCTCTCCATGATGCTATACATGATGACGTGGGCGGCGCCCGAGCCCCTCTTCTCCAAAGCGCTGGCCGCAGCGGTCACCGTGGGATTGTTGATGACCTACAGCGCGGTTGAACTCCACGCCGTGGGAGTGGCCTGCCTGAATTTGTACCGGGAGTCAGAAGCGGCCAGGACCCAGGAGCAGTTGGAGGCGGTGGCCATGCGTTTTGGAAAGGCGATAGGCGGAGTGGGACTGCGGGTACTGGTGACCGTGGCGGGAGCGAAGTTGGCTCGGAGTCTTCCGGAGGTGCCACAAGGAGGACCGTGGGCGCGTTTCTCTCCTCCACGCTTTGCTCTGCCGGCAGGAGGCACGCGAGGAAGTTGGTCAATAGGCGTGGGATCTCGCGCGCAGGTCAGTGTGGCGGATGGTACCGTGATGCTCATGGGGGCATCCGCGAGTACAGCGGCCGCCGCGACCGCTGGCGCGGCGAGCGCTTCCCGGACGATGGGGGCTTGCCGGGATGAATCGAACAAGGGCGAGGCCAAGGGACATCACATCGCCACCAACAAGAACGACACCGCCGAAGTCAGAGGTGGTCCCTGGACCCCTGTGTTCGAGCAGATCTTCAAGCGGGCGGGGATGAGCCTCGACGAACCCGCCAACATCGTGCATCTCGTCGGGCATCAGGGGCCCCATCCCGAGGAGTACCACCAGGAAATCTACAGCCGTCTGAACGATGCGATTTCAACCTGCCAAACGCGAACTGAGTGCAAGCGCAAGCTCGTCGAAGCACTCGATGAAATCGCGGGCGATATCTGTAAGCATGGGTCGCGGCTCAACAAGCTCCTCACGAAACAACCATGA
- a CDS encoding D-alanine--D-alanine ligase family protein: MHIAILYNRDHEQLEDDPGREARADVMRVASALSEALTQDGTQVELVPVTGSRLEFVDVLARMQPDLVINLCESVAADSRAETIIPCLLDMLGLPYTGASALSLTLALHKDKAKELLKARGVSTPGFARVDRLEDLDAVNLPYPLIVKPAREDASVGITSDSVVHDREGLRRAVDAVLRTFHQPALVEQFIAGREIYVPLLGNSPRRALPLSEIRFGQLFADRPNIVTYAGKWETGSPEYVNTPSGPCLLTDTALEARLVQTAMDAFAALEGRDYGRVDLRVTPEGVPYVIDINPNCDLHPEAGFAKAARSAGIDYRTLARQLVAIALERHHGHPTARRKGPGAPRLPDSPNRNLLPGRAGVRHRARRSRASAE; encoded by the coding sequence ATGCACATCGCCATCCTGTACAACCGAGACCATGAGCAGTTGGAGGACGACCCGGGTCGGGAGGCGCGAGCAGACGTGATGCGAGTGGCCTCCGCGCTCTCCGAGGCCCTCACCCAAGATGGAACCCAGGTCGAGCTCGTTCCCGTCACGGGCTCCCGGCTGGAGTTCGTGGACGTGCTCGCCCGGATGCAGCCCGACCTGGTCATCAACCTCTGCGAGTCCGTGGCGGCGGACAGCCGGGCGGAAACCATCATCCCCTGTCTGCTGGACATGCTGGGGCTGCCCTACACGGGAGCGTCCGCGCTCTCGCTGACGCTCGCCCTGCACAAGGACAAGGCCAAGGAGCTGCTCAAGGCGCGTGGCGTCTCCACCCCGGGCTTCGCGCGGGTGGACCGGCTCGAGGACCTGGACGCGGTGAACCTGCCCTATCCGCTCATCGTCAAGCCGGCGCGCGAGGACGCCAGCGTGGGCATCACGAGCGACTCGGTGGTGCACGACCGGGAGGGCCTGCGTCGCGCGGTGGACGCCGTGCTGCGCACCTTCCACCAGCCCGCGCTCGTCGAGCAGTTCATCGCCGGCCGCGAAATCTACGTGCCGCTCCTGGGCAACTCGCCCCGCCGGGCCCTGCCCCTGTCGGAGATCCGCTTCGGCCAGCTCTTCGCCGACCGGCCCAACATCGTCACCTACGCGGGCAAGTGGGAGACCGGCTCACCCGAGTACGTGAACACCCCCTCCGGCCCCTGTCTGCTGACGGACACCGCCCTGGAGGCACGGCTCGTCCAGACGGCGATGGACGCCTTCGCCGCGCTGGAGGGCCGGGACTATGGGCGCGTGGACCTGCGCGTCACCCCCGAGGGCGTGCCCTACGTCATCGACATCAACCCCAACTGCGATCTCCACCCGGAGGCGGGCTTCGCCAAGGCCGCGCGTTCGGCCGGAATCGACTACCGCACCCTCGCCCGGCAACTCGTGGCGATCGCCCTCGAGAGACACCATGGACATCCGACCGCTCGCAGAAAAGGACCGGGAGCCCCTCGCCTCCCTGATTCGCCGAATCGAAACCTTCTCCCAGGACGAGCAGGTGTGCGCCATCGAGCTCGTCGATCTCGCGCTTCAGCCGAATAA